The following is a genomic window from Plasmodium yoelii strain 17X genome assembly, chromosome: 12.
aaatttacgATTTTGTGTACCCACTTTGTCAAGCGGCTAATACCAACTTAGTCTCGTTCTTAAtccaaaaaaatgtaaaaataaaaaaataaaaaatgtaaccCCATCATGCTAATTTGTAAGCTCattgtaatatttattttaaagtataccCAATTTGTTATTACTATATTTCTGagtaataaaatgaaaactGTCCAATATCTCACCAATTCACTAATTTTGACAATATGccaaatataaaatagcaATAGCAAATTTAACAACAGAGTCAGTATATATGCTTCCTAAATATTAAATACCAACTTAGATTGTCATATAATTTCCTATTTTCCTACCCTATATAATACCATACTTAtgcatacatgcatacaatatggattcatttttttgcattaatttagttatatatatgcatgtatagCAGATGTATGGGTTCCCATTTGCTCTTaacttttaaaatatgtagataaatatttaaactaaaataataatttataaaaaataggaaatttttttataacatatatttataatacatacaAAATGTTATAGAaatgtttattatatgatcttttaaatttagtagttatagatatatataaaggtTTATAATAGAATAAATGAAGatagataatatattttcttttctttttttttcttttcttttcctacatatatattataatatattcagTTGTATACTATTTTGATaagtttatttaaaataaggaaaatatttatgcatgtataaattaaatgcatACATATTTCATCTATAACAAATATGCTCATATATtagcaaaaaaaacaaaaaaaaatcataaaaaaaatatgatattataaatatttatagaatatataatgtagTGTTATAATGTAGTACTATGCAatattgtaaatatttaaaaaaaataaaaaaaataaaaaaataaaaaaataaaaaaaactgtATACCTCCCCCCATTGTGAATTAATCCGAATCACCATGCTTAAAGATATTATTTTGGCAATATGAACCCCCATTTAAAAATAGCAATATattaattagtattatttttaattattttttttcccgTTTTAAAGTGTAGTatcatgcatatatatataaatacaatacatacaatatgtatataatattattaattagcATATTtgaaataaagaaaatatgaaaatataaaaatatatattatggtACATTTAagaatgtatataaatattttataaccACTGAAAAGAAGATGAAGAATAAGAAAACTGGGAAATTTTGTAGCCAAATTCaaaaactataaattataaaatataaataaaatatataacataaaaatatataatataaaaatatataaaaaaaaaaaaaaaaaaaaaaaaaaaaaaacataaaataaaataaaaaaatattaaattagaaaaataaacaaattcatttggaaaaataatatatttgatttttcttttttttttgttttatttatataatatttagtaTATTTAACCATGGAAACTAATCAAAATGTAAGtcaatattcatattttctactattttattattattgttgctATATTTtctactatatatatatgtaaattgtTTGTTCtttatatcatatattgTAAGCCCTTGCTTTAGATCTTCACATTCTGTTCTCTACATACATCATAttagtatgtatatatatatatattatatatacatacatgcatgttaaaataatacatattctGTTTAATATTGTCtctatatttttgtaaaagaAATATAGAAACAAATCAAATTGAACCATATCACTactttatatatgcatgcaCTGATTATTCGTTCAATCTTATTCTTTTAATTGTGACTATTGCAACTGCAATGATATTTTGattcttctttattattatattatgttatatttttttattttttattttttattttttattttttattttttattttttttttttagagcCCAACAAAAGGTTGCAGAGTATATGTAGGGAACTTGCCCTGGAAAGTAACATGGCCTATTTTAAAGGAACACATGAAAAAAGCAGGAGATGTTTTAAGAGTTGACATTTTTGAGGATACACAAGGACGATCAAAAGTGAGTTACTCATCTATGCTAATATGTTCCAAATATGGATACGTTCACCCATTGAAGtgttttccatttttttttttcccatttttttcccattttttttattttttttattttttcccccATTACAGGGATGTGGGATAGTAGAATATTCGTCGTGCGAAGAAGCACAAGAAGCAATCAACCGTTTAAATGATTCAAAATTAGAAGGTAATATTTGatcttaattttatttataaaaagtgTTTagttatttgtttttattataaaataataattattttttttgaatgtAGATCGACTTATATTTGTTAGAGAAGATAGAGAAGAAAATTCAGGaagttttgaaaaaaaaaggttTAGTAATATTAGAAAAGATAAATTCTATGATCCAAGAAGAAGAAGAGATTTTGAATATAGAAAAGATTTTAGGAGagatgaatataaaaaagattTTCGAAGAGATAATAGAAAAGATGAATATAGAAAACCTAATGATTTTAGAAGAGGCATTAGAAGAAATTGCACATTAGTAGTTTATAATTTACCTCCACAAAGTACATGGAAAGAATTAAAAGATTTGTTTAAAAAACATGGTCGAGTAGTAAGAgctgatttaaaaaatgaagaaacaaCATCAAAAGAACTTACAGGAACTGTAATTATGGAAAGTGATTATGATGCTAAAAATGCAATCGAtgctcttaatttttgtaattttgatggatatatattaaaagttaattatgaaaataacgaatagccaaaatatacatacatatatacaaatacaaaataataattcaatTATATCTATttagttttttatttataaagtCACAcacatgtatgtatgtatatatatatgtatatatgtatgtatgtatatatatatgtatatatgtatgtatgtatatatatatggtgtATATATGGTGTATGTTGTATATACTTGAAAGATATATAAATGTTGCAAAATAAATgcattaaattaaattaaaaaaaaaaaaagaaagataaaaaaaaatattttatgtggaaaataaataagtatgAATTTATACACACagaaaaatgtatatataaatatatttttttcaattttaagaattatttttgtatttgagattttcaaaatttttaatatattttaaaaacatattacaaaaaaaaaaaaaaaatgcataatataatatatgtattattaactttgatatttttctatgttttttatatcatagaaaataaataaaaagcaACTCCATAAAATACCTATTTAtttgaaattataaattatattaaataatttttattaggcATATATAAagattattaatatactacACACTTTTATCATCTATATAtgatcatatttatatactaaGTTAGGTAAggaaaacaaataaattctcaatttaatatatattatgttacACACCATTTTGAATTATGATATGTACATGTGTATACAATATGTACATGTGTATACGCGTTTTTTCAAAGTGTTGTATACATTATGTGAAATaactaaaattaaaaacatgCCAATATATTCCTTAAAtgtatacatttatatttaaattaagatttaaaaaaaaaaaaaaaaaaatataaagaaagaGAGTAGGAAAAGCATATATTGGAAAATGggaaaattttataaagtacattcattatataattctgataataataaatagaataaataaacatacaCAAAGTCTGtaattataacattaaaaaatttccaaataaaattatttatttcttctatttttaacgttttttttttttttttttttacaaataatttttttcccctttttattttccattttagtgcatagtatatataaaacaaataaaaataaaaaataaaaataaaaaataaaaaataaaaataaaaaataaaataatgataaaaacaaAACGATGATAAAACAAAACGATGACCAAAATAAGATATTTGCAAAGTTTGTAAATGGAAAattaagtaaaaaataaaaatttttcaaatattgtATGTTTAAAgacatttaaaataaatcttatttatattgttatttaattatatatattactattttccataatatatacaaatagtgtaatatacaaatagtgtaatatacaaatagtgtaatatacaaatagtgtaatatacaaatagtgtaatatacaaatagtgtaatatacatatttgtatatgcaacaaaaaaacaaaattaaattaattttttacataaccattgtttttattaaatgaacTAATCAAAACTTTCTACTTATTCTAAATTAACCgatataattatatgtataacacaattataaatttgttcaaaaaaaaaattaaaaaaaaattaaaaaaaaattaaaaaaaattaaaaaaaattaaaagaattcATTATTGTATTATTCCCAATATACATgcttctatatatttttaattaatatgacttgtacatttttattaaagtatttttttttccaaatatatttgttttattttcaaagtatttatatttccGTAGAAATGCAAAGCaaagaaaaattaagagGTGGGAATTCTATAACACTGGACAATAAAGATGTAGAAACATCTCAAATTAATGATTCTActacaatatatataccaGATGTTAATTCAAGCATggtttatttaaatatatacgaTTTAGATCCTGTTTCAAAAGTTCTTAATTCTGTTGTAAAGCCTATTGGAACAGGTACATATTCATTTCAAGCATTTCAAACACTTCAAACActtcaaaatttatttatctcTTTCTACACATCTTAATATATCATTACAACCATTTCCATCTTAAAGGCGCTTTCCATGCTGGAGTTGAAGTATATGGTTATGAATATTCGTTTGGTTATGTGGCGGGTAAAGAGATAAAAAATTCGGAAAAATTCGGAAAAAATGCAGAAAAATTCGGAAAAAAAGACCAAATTAACCcacattcattttttattgttagaTGGTAAAACTGGAGTAATGAAATCGGATCCAAGATATCATCCCTATCATGTTTATCGTGAAAGTATTTCTATggtaatttatttttcacacacacacacatattatatatatatattttaaggacaataaacatattttttttttttttttgcattttttttaataggGGTAAGGaaaattacataaaaaatagtatcattaataataatataaattaaaatcggatttgtttatataaataaataaatatatatatatatataaataaatatatatatatatatatatgcacatattcGTTTTCACATTTTAAAAGTAAAACACCATTGACAAAAACCGAAGTTAATCTCCTTGTCGACGTTATGAAACTTCAATGGATTGGAGACACATATGATATATTATCAAGGCAagatattatgaaaaaataaaaaaaaaaaaaataaaaaaataaaaaaaaataaaaaaataaaaaaaaataaaaaaaaaaaataaaaaaaaaaacttcaTTATTATACAAGCCTATTTTATCAAGCATGATAAAACTCGGGGgaaagtataataaataatttatttatacaaatttGTAATAAAACAACTGGATTGGAAAATATGgcacatttattatttgtttgcTTATTTGTTTGCTTATTTGTTTGCTTATTTGTTTGcttatttgtttgttttttgttCATTACTTTTTTTAGGAACTGTTTAAACTATGCCGattatttttgtaatttattaGGTAATGCACAAAAAGTTGTAATCATAAATTTGTGTAGACATTTAATTTATgcaattatttatttttttaataaaatatttatagatGTTGGAGGGGTACCTGATTGGGTAATGAGTTTGCAAAAAAATCTAATCTGGGTCAAATCAAATATTAATGTTGCATCTAGTAAATTGAAGGTATTAAAAATGTGAACAAATTAAGAGATAGCCAATTAGCATTACATGGTTGTATGCTTACATGTttgtttgtatatattttataatacgAAATGACTAATGGGAGCTTCCCTTTTTTCCATAGGAATTAAATAAAGCTTCTGGATTGCcaaatgttttaaattatgttaaaaaaaagtgcatcaaaaaaaatgaaaatccAAAAAAGTAAAGgagaaaaatttatatttctttatatatttacaaaataatataatattttatttcaatttttaatccgtattttattttaaaacacTTATTACAGATGTAAAgttgttttaaaataaagctatttttaattttaaaaattatcaaaGACAAAACAAACCCttatactatatattatcataCCATTTTTCGTTTGTTTTATTTCAATGTtctatttatattatgttttatttgttttgttaattttttaatctcctaattttttatagcttttaataataaaaaaaaggtgtgcatatatcaaatatagtataatacagtataatataatacagtataatataatacagtataatataatgcaatataacataatattatttttttttttatttttttatcaattttaaCACCCTAGCGTAgcatattatatgtatgcatgtatatatctTATTTGCGTTTTCactaatttgttttttttccttttgtATGGTCTATTCCCCATATATAtagattcattttttatatgcacacacatatgtttatataaaaatttatgtacTCTCTTTGATGTGTTTCGTTATTTTccgttttattttatacgaTTTGTTCGTTgtaaatcatatatatattatatacaaatatattatatatatttatacaacaaatataattcagTATTTTGTCATTTCATTCAACTATATATAGCATGGCATGACCTAACATAACACGATATGACATGACAAagcataatataaatattaatttgtgTGAAATTTGCAAATGAACAATCATTTACacactattatttttttttcttatcggatattttataaaaagagTAATAAAAGATAACATAATttattgcatatttttaacagcttaataataaaacattttctTAAATTAACTAAatgtgaaataaaaaaaataaaaaatatatgctcaaaaaatatacataaatatctTATCcactttttaatatttcatgTATCCACCACTTAAtagggaaaaaataaaaaaaataaaaaaaaaaaaaataataaaataaaataaaataaaaggatAATTCTTAATATGTGCATACATAGTAGTTGAGTAcactttttctttttcttaaaaaataaaaataataaaacatctTGCTCACGGATAATATTTCgtgtattttatatatggctttattttgttatttattatatcttaGCTACCAAAaggttatatatatttttcgttTTATTGTATAGTTAcataaaaaagttaaaacatatttatgtattatgtaggataatattttaaaaataaaaattaatatacaaaataaatactAAAATGACGCTTTTCCATTTTGTTAATTGTTCTATATCCGTCTTTGCcccttattatataatatcagATGGATATAAAttgtaaatttattaaaataagatatttatatttttaacacTTTTTTCCTATATGCTATCATTTTTTgtgtgtattatatttttttctttcaatTTGTAAACCCATTTCATTACtcaaaatgaattattattatttttttt
Proteins encoded in this region:
- a CDS encoding PPPDE peptidase, putative; its protein translation is MQSKEKLRGGNSITLDNKDVETSQINDSTTIYIPDVNSSMVYLNIYDLDPVSKVLNSVVKPIGTGAFHAGVEVYGYEYSFGYVADGKTGVMKSDPRYHPYHVYRESISMGKTPLTKTEVNLLVDVMKLQWIGDTYDILSRNCLNYADYFCNLLDVGGVPDWVMSLQKNLIWVKSNINVASSKLKELNKASGLPNVLNYVKKKCIKKNENPKKCKVVLK